In Papaver somniferum cultivar HN1 chromosome 1, ASM357369v1, whole genome shotgun sequence, a genomic segment contains:
- the LOC113290132 gene encoding uncharacterized protein LOC113290132, whose amino-acid sequence MEKKREYSKKKYLHQDFVMEEILTKVPVRSLLRSGAVSKHWGDFLHIYHPPISGECIFHAHTICHGFGFDSLAKEYKLVSVFRTSHQQLNIVVFTLGTKSWRNVTTTSTHVAYHGHPITWIRASTSSDRSAIFCNTGNGCLVWKIITTIGGGEGANGTENKNSDNQMEMLLSFNLHDEKFSFIQLPSKNTTDEQRNHLLVAYPRLLEFKGFPCIAHLEKTLHNRTSDCNHRRLHDHHDSNNTICCCCCKVHLYLLKDKVKQAWVKEESFDVRVDSPCKLLVDLPPDPCCFCIGNTSTPPTRIFSFSDQILLYWFDGKHLQVYNLRSKKLTVVMPQHAVERDFFDGKMKAPSYACDDGDNIYCSNMDYQLHCQGENFLSLQSFVPEGVAGVDAAEFEELNLQTEDPPYTACVYVHRGSGVYFSFL is encoded by the exons AtggagaagaaaagagaatatAGCAAAAAGAAGTACcttcatcaagattttgttatggAAGAAATATTGACCAAGGTTCCAGTTCGGTCACTGCTCCGTTCTGGTGCAGTCTCAAAACACTG GGGTGATTTTCTTCACATCTACCATCCACCCATCTCCGGGGAATGTATCTTTCACGCTCACACCATCTGTCACGGATTTGGTTTTGATTCCTTAGCAAAGGAGTACAAGTTGGTAAGTGTTTTCCGTACCTCTCACCAGCAGCTTAACATTGTTGTATTTACATTGGGGACTAAATCATGGAGAAATGTCACTACCACAAGCACACACGTCGCATATCATGGTCATCCTATTACTTGGATTAGAGCGTCTACAAGTAGTGACAGATCTGCCATCTTTTGCAATACTGGTAATGGATGTTTGGTTTGGAAGATAATAACAACTATCGGGGGAGGAGAAGGAGCTAACGGTACCGAAAATAAGAACAGTGATAATCAGATGGAGATGTTACTGTCTTTCAATCTCCACGATGAGAAGTTTAGTTTTATCCAACTCCCATCTAAAAATACAACTGATGAGCAGCGGAACCACTTGCTTGTTGCTTATCCCCGTCTTCTGGAGTTCAAAGGATTTCCATGTATTGCACATTTAGAAAAAACACTGCACAATCGAACAAGTGACTGTAATCATCGACGCCTACATGACCATCACGATAGTAATAATACtatttgctgctgttgttgtaaaGTTCATTTGTATTTATTGAAGGATAAAGTCAAGCAAGCCTGGGTTAAGGAGGAGAGTTTTGATGTTCGTGTAGACTCTCCTTGCAAATTGTTGGTGGACTTGCCACCAGACCCCTGCTGTTTTTGCATAGGCAATACTAGCACACCTCCTACTCGCATCTTCAGTTTCTCTGACCAGATTTTACTGTACTGGTTCGATGGGAAACATTTACAAGTTTACAACTTGCGTTCCAAAAAACTTACTGTGGTGATGCCTCAGCATGCTGTAGAGCGTGATTTCTTTGATGGTAAGATGAAAGCACCCTCATACGCTTGTGATGATGGTGATAATATTTATTGCTCCAATATGGATTATCAGCTGCACTGCCAAGGAGAGAACTTTCTTTCTCTGCAATCATTCGTACCTGAAGGAGTAGCAGGAGTTGATGCTGCTGAATTTGAGGAGTTGAATTTGCAGACGGAAGACCCACCATATACAGCATGTGTGTATGTGCACAGAGGTTCAGGAGTGTATTTTTCATTCCTTTGA